In Microplitis mediator isolate UGA2020A chromosome 2, iyMicMedi2.1, whole genome shotgun sequence, a single window of DNA contains:
- the LOC130678508 gene encoding CTTNBP2 N-terminal-like protein isoform X2 translates to MSGDYDTKSIIRSSGKSLSVVSNIKVRVSSRRELSPSPCAKKRRKYNCESCKSFNEDNMASQNSNSPGIGNLTSSLSTAGSSIAAPVSSQLPSSSLSVSTSLSTPSSSTSTSPSQSPSPSPMLSPSSISSMSQGLQQTAPHPQQKSNNFEPLDKSSSNTLKRNPKMELSKTDLLKLLGYLEGELQARDIVIAALKSEKMKHLLSSRYRSGTADPHAALARDVAIVGGVIRMENNQTDRQVASLEALVTQQRRMQCRMAKVLKEAEIRHRTVIKELEEEKRKHEHDTAQGDDITYGLEKERTRLKKELELERQEKKRLEMELKKENIALEVEKSRQKQIVLLLLAERKKIIMKYIEERKRSEDLAQILSEEKVRIDSMAEGLEEESKKSLQMEAEVEKQQAQFDMERQQYRQALAKAEKRNKELEADLEGLKTEVESWKNGATMRSVRTPLGVTPPPPPAKPANLAAIPTLRPSGSAAQSPTGIARSVTPRQVMRGVTYGAAVPATPITNVTTGTSNVSLANTNVTTISSVCTTTTVTTAPTNINATTAPPIPGGVESTASEPQTTDKRTLTSAVPVLTSSSSSSSPSPSPSSTTALSSPGAGQLTGTKKPLIPRGIPPPVPPNKPVVPPKKEAAAYMRRPDPNSIQETLKITKSPAGPCQPPIPASSLIQPASVSPIPSHQIEETKPR, encoded by the exons ATGAGCGGCGACTACGATACCAAGAGTATTATACGATCATCAGGAAAATCATTGTCCGTGGTGTCGAATATTAAAGTGAGAGTGTCGTCACGACGTGAGTTATCGCCTTCTCCGTGTGCCAAGAAGAGACGAAAGTACAATTGTGAAAGCTGTAAATCATTTAATGAGGACAATATGGCAtcacaaaattcaaattcacctGGAATTGGAAATTTAACATCATCATTATCAACGGCGGGATCATCAATTGCAGCACCAGTATCATCACAGTTgccatcatcatcattgtcAGTATCAACATCATTATCAACGCCCTCGTCGTCTACATCAACATCACCGTCGCAGTCACCCTCGCCGTCACCTATGCTGTCGCCGTCCTCCATCTCTTCAATGTCTCAAGGACTTCAACAAACTGCTCCTCATCCTCAACagaaatcaaataattttgagcCACTCGACAAAAGCTCGTCCAATACTTTGAAG agaAATCCTAAAATGGAGCTGAGTAAAACCGATCTATTGAAACTTCTTGGATACTTGGAAGGAGAATTGCAAGCACGTGATATAGTAATAGCTGCATTAaaa tctgaaaaaatgaaacattTACTGAGCTCACGATATAGAAGTGGCACAGCAGATCCACATGCTGCGTTAGCACGGGATGTAGCTATTGTGGGTGGTGTTATACGTATGGAGAACAATCAAACAGACCGACAAGTTGCTAGTCTAGAGGCCCTTGTAACTCAGCAGAGACGTATGCAATGTCGCATGGCTAAAGTTCTTAAAGAAGCGGAAATTCGACATAGAAcg GTAATAAAAGAATTAGAAGAAGAGAAACGTAAGCACGAACACGACACAGCACAGGGCGATGACATCACATATGGACTGGAGAAAGAACGCACGAGACTGAAAAAAGAATTAGAATTAGAAAGACAAGAGAAAAAACGACTGGAGATggaattgaaaaaagaaaatatagcACTTGAAGTTGAAAAATCACGACAAAAACAAAtagtacttttattattagcagaacgtaaaaaaataataatgaaatatattgaAGAGAGAAAACGTTCGGAAGATTTAGCCCAGATATTGAGCGAAGAAAAAGTACGTATTGATTCAATGGCCGAGGGATTAGAAGAAGAAAGTAAAAAGTCATTACAAATGGAGGCTGAAGTTGAAAAACAACAAGCGCAATTTGACATGGAACGTCAGCAATATCGTCAAGCGCTCGCTAAAGCTGAAAAACGTAATAAGGAATTGGAAGCGGATCTTGAGGGGTTGAAAACGGAGGTTGAGTCGTGGAAAAATGGTGCTACTATGCGTAGTGTACGTACACCACTGGGAGTTACTCCACCTCCACCTCCAGCGAAGCCTGCTAATTTAGCAGCAATACCGACACTAAGACCTTCTGGTAGTGCTGCACAATCtc ctACAGGAATTGCAAGATCAGTGACACCGCGACAAGTAATGAGAGGTGTTACTTATGGAGCAGCTGTACCCGCGACACCAATTACAAATGTCACAACAGGTACTTCAAATGTGTCACTTGCTAATACCAATGTTACGACGATATCTAGTGTATGCACTACAACAACAGTCACTACTGCCCCAACAAACATCAATGCAACTACAGCACCACCGATTCCTGGTGGTGTTGAATCAACGGCCTCGGAGCCTCAG ACAACGGACAAGCGTACGCTAACATCAGCAGTACCAGTCCTAAcatcatcatcttcatcatcatctccatcaccatcaccatcatcaACAACAGCATTATCATCACCTGGAGCAGGACAACTAACAGGAACTAAAAAACCTCTTATTCCAAGAGGAATTCCACCTCCTGTGCCGCCCAATAAACCAGTCGTTCCACCGAAAAAAGAAGCCGCTGCTTATATGAGACGACCTGATCCAAACTCAATCCaagaaactttaaaaataaccaaGTCTCCAGCTGGTCCATGTCAACCACCCATTCCAGCTTCATCTCTCATTCAACCAGCATCAGTTAGTCCTATTCCAAGTCATCAAATTGAAGAG ACCAAGCCACGTTGA
- the LOC130678508 gene encoding CTTNBP2 N-terminal-like protein isoform X1 yields MSGDYDTKSIIRSSGKSLSVVSNIKVRVSSRRELSPSPCAKKRRKYNCESCKSFNEDNMASQNSNSPGIGNLTSSLSTAGSSIAAPVSSQLPSSSLSVSTSLSTPSSSTSTSPSQSPSPSPMLSPSSISSMSQGLQQTAPHPQQKSNNFEPLDKSSSNTLKRNPKMELSKTDLLKLLGYLEGELQARDIVIAALKSEKMKHLLSSRYRSGTADPHAALARDVAIVGGVIRMENNQTDRQVASLEALVTQQRRMQCRMAKVLKEAEIRHRTVIKELEEEKRKHEHDTAQGDDITYGLEKERTRLKKELELERQEKKRLEMELKKENIALEVEKSRQKQIVLLLLAERKKIIMKYIEERKRSEDLAQILSEEKVRIDSMAEGLEEESKKSLQMEAEVEKQQAQFDMERQQYRQALAKAEKRNKELEADLEGLKTEVESWKNGATMRSVRTPLGVTPPPPPAKPANLAAIPTLRPSGSAAQSLKGSAVLGTGTPMVSSKVVQPTATVSSVPVSGPTTGIARSVTPRQVMRGVTYGAAVPATPITNVTTGTSNVSLANTNVTTISSVCTTTTVTTAPTNINATTAPPIPGGVESTASEPQTTDKRTLTSAVPVLTSSSSSSSPSPSPSSTTALSSPGAGQLTGTKKPLIPRGIPPPVPPNKPVVPPKKEAAAYMRRPDPNSIQETLKITKSPAGPCQPPIPASSLIQPASVSPIPSHQIEETKPR; encoded by the exons ATGAGCGGCGACTACGATACCAAGAGTATTATACGATCATCAGGAAAATCATTGTCCGTGGTGTCGAATATTAAAGTGAGAGTGTCGTCACGACGTGAGTTATCGCCTTCTCCGTGTGCCAAGAAGAGACGAAAGTACAATTGTGAAAGCTGTAAATCATTTAATGAGGACAATATGGCAtcacaaaattcaaattcacctGGAATTGGAAATTTAACATCATCATTATCAACGGCGGGATCATCAATTGCAGCACCAGTATCATCACAGTTgccatcatcatcattgtcAGTATCAACATCATTATCAACGCCCTCGTCGTCTACATCAACATCACCGTCGCAGTCACCCTCGCCGTCACCTATGCTGTCGCCGTCCTCCATCTCTTCAATGTCTCAAGGACTTCAACAAACTGCTCCTCATCCTCAACagaaatcaaataattttgagcCACTCGACAAAAGCTCGTCCAATACTTTGAAG agaAATCCTAAAATGGAGCTGAGTAAAACCGATCTATTGAAACTTCTTGGATACTTGGAAGGAGAATTGCAAGCACGTGATATAGTAATAGCTGCATTAaaa tctgaaaaaatgaaacattTACTGAGCTCACGATATAGAAGTGGCACAGCAGATCCACATGCTGCGTTAGCACGGGATGTAGCTATTGTGGGTGGTGTTATACGTATGGAGAACAATCAAACAGACCGACAAGTTGCTAGTCTAGAGGCCCTTGTAACTCAGCAGAGACGTATGCAATGTCGCATGGCTAAAGTTCTTAAAGAAGCGGAAATTCGACATAGAAcg GTAATAAAAGAATTAGAAGAAGAGAAACGTAAGCACGAACACGACACAGCACAGGGCGATGACATCACATATGGACTGGAGAAAGAACGCACGAGACTGAAAAAAGAATTAGAATTAGAAAGACAAGAGAAAAAACGACTGGAGATggaattgaaaaaagaaaatatagcACTTGAAGTTGAAAAATCACGACAAAAACAAAtagtacttttattattagcagaacgtaaaaaaataataatgaaatatattgaAGAGAGAAAACGTTCGGAAGATTTAGCCCAGATATTGAGCGAAGAAAAAGTACGTATTGATTCAATGGCCGAGGGATTAGAAGAAGAAAGTAAAAAGTCATTACAAATGGAGGCTGAAGTTGAAAAACAACAAGCGCAATTTGACATGGAACGTCAGCAATATCGTCAAGCGCTCGCTAAAGCTGAAAAACGTAATAAGGAATTGGAAGCGGATCTTGAGGGGTTGAAAACGGAGGTTGAGTCGTGGAAAAATGGTGCTACTATGCGTAGTGTACGTACACCACTGGGAGTTACTCCACCTCCACCTCCAGCGAAGCCTGCTAATTTAGCAGCAATACCGACACTAAGACCTTCTGGTAGTGCTGCACAATCtc tTAAAGGATCAGCTGTTCTGGGCACTGGTACACCAATGGTCAGTAGTAAGGTCGTTCAACCGACTGCGACTGTTTCCAGTGTACCTGTAAGCGGTCCAa ctACAGGAATTGCAAGATCAGTGACACCGCGACAAGTAATGAGAGGTGTTACTTATGGAGCAGCTGTACCCGCGACACCAATTACAAATGTCACAACAGGTACTTCAAATGTGTCACTTGCTAATACCAATGTTACGACGATATCTAGTGTATGCACTACAACAACAGTCACTACTGCCCCAACAAACATCAATGCAACTACAGCACCACCGATTCCTGGTGGTGTTGAATCAACGGCCTCGGAGCCTCAG ACAACGGACAAGCGTACGCTAACATCAGCAGTACCAGTCCTAAcatcatcatcttcatcatcatctccatcaccatcaccatcatcaACAACAGCATTATCATCACCTGGAGCAGGACAACTAACAGGAACTAAAAAACCTCTTATTCCAAGAGGAATTCCACCTCCTGTGCCGCCCAATAAACCAGTCGTTCCACCGAAAAAAGAAGCCGCTGCTTATATGAGACGACCTGATCCAAACTCAATCCaagaaactttaaaaataaccaaGTCTCCAGCTGGTCCATGTCAACCACCCATTCCAGCTTCATCTCTCATTCAACCAGCATCAGTTAGTCCTATTCCAAGTCATCAAATTGAAGAG ACCAAGCCACGTTGA
- the LOC130678508 gene encoding CTTNBP2 N-terminal-like protein isoform X3, which produces MSGDYDTKSIIRSSGKSLSVVSNIKVRVSSRRELSPSPCAKKRRKYNCESCKSFNEDNMASQNSNSPGIGNLTSSLSTAGSSIAAPVSSQLPSSSLSVSTSLSTPSSSTSTSPSQSPSPSPMLSPSSISSMSQGLQQTAPHPQQKSNNFEPLDKSSSNTLKRNPKMELSKTDLLKLLGYLEGELQARDIVIAALKSEKMKHLLSSRYRSGTADPHAALARDVAIVGGVIRMENNQTDRQVASLEALVTQQRRMQCRMAKVLKEAEIRHRTVIKELEEEKRKHEHDTAQGDDITYGLEKERTRLKKELELERQEKKRLEMELKKENIALEVEKSRQKQIVLLLLAERKKIIMKYIEERKRSEDLAQILSEEKVRIDSMAEGLEEESKKSLQMEAEVEKQQAQFDMERQQYRQALAKAEKRNKELEADLEGLKTEVESWKNGATMRSVRTPLGVTPPPPPAKPANLAAIPTLRPSGSAAQSLKGSAVLGTGTPMVSSKVVQPTATVSSVPVSGPTTGIARSVTPRQVMRGVTYGAAVPATPITNVTTGTSNVSLANTNVTTISSVCTTTTVTTAPTNINATTAPPIPGGVESTASEPQRNSTSCAAQ; this is translated from the exons ATGAGCGGCGACTACGATACCAAGAGTATTATACGATCATCAGGAAAATCATTGTCCGTGGTGTCGAATATTAAAGTGAGAGTGTCGTCACGACGTGAGTTATCGCCTTCTCCGTGTGCCAAGAAGAGACGAAAGTACAATTGTGAAAGCTGTAAATCATTTAATGAGGACAATATGGCAtcacaaaattcaaattcacctGGAATTGGAAATTTAACATCATCATTATCAACGGCGGGATCATCAATTGCAGCACCAGTATCATCACAGTTgccatcatcatcattgtcAGTATCAACATCATTATCAACGCCCTCGTCGTCTACATCAACATCACCGTCGCAGTCACCCTCGCCGTCACCTATGCTGTCGCCGTCCTCCATCTCTTCAATGTCTCAAGGACTTCAACAAACTGCTCCTCATCCTCAACagaaatcaaataattttgagcCACTCGACAAAAGCTCGTCCAATACTTTGAAG agaAATCCTAAAATGGAGCTGAGTAAAACCGATCTATTGAAACTTCTTGGATACTTGGAAGGAGAATTGCAAGCACGTGATATAGTAATAGCTGCATTAaaa tctgaaaaaatgaaacattTACTGAGCTCACGATATAGAAGTGGCACAGCAGATCCACATGCTGCGTTAGCACGGGATGTAGCTATTGTGGGTGGTGTTATACGTATGGAGAACAATCAAACAGACCGACAAGTTGCTAGTCTAGAGGCCCTTGTAACTCAGCAGAGACGTATGCAATGTCGCATGGCTAAAGTTCTTAAAGAAGCGGAAATTCGACATAGAAcg GTAATAAAAGAATTAGAAGAAGAGAAACGTAAGCACGAACACGACACAGCACAGGGCGATGACATCACATATGGACTGGAGAAAGAACGCACGAGACTGAAAAAAGAATTAGAATTAGAAAGACAAGAGAAAAAACGACTGGAGATggaattgaaaaaagaaaatatagcACTTGAAGTTGAAAAATCACGACAAAAACAAAtagtacttttattattagcagaacgtaaaaaaataataatgaaatatattgaAGAGAGAAAACGTTCGGAAGATTTAGCCCAGATATTGAGCGAAGAAAAAGTACGTATTGATTCAATGGCCGAGGGATTAGAAGAAGAAAGTAAAAAGTCATTACAAATGGAGGCTGAAGTTGAAAAACAACAAGCGCAATTTGACATGGAACGTCAGCAATATCGTCAAGCGCTCGCTAAAGCTGAAAAACGTAATAAGGAATTGGAAGCGGATCTTGAGGGGTTGAAAACGGAGGTTGAGTCGTGGAAAAATGGTGCTACTATGCGTAGTGTACGTACACCACTGGGAGTTACTCCACCTCCACCTCCAGCGAAGCCTGCTAATTTAGCAGCAATACCGACACTAAGACCTTCTGGTAGTGCTGCACAATCtc tTAAAGGATCAGCTGTTCTGGGCACTGGTACACCAATGGTCAGTAGTAAGGTCGTTCAACCGACTGCGACTGTTTCCAGTGTACCTGTAAGCGGTCCAa ctACAGGAATTGCAAGATCAGTGACACCGCGACAAGTAATGAGAGGTGTTACTTATGGAGCAGCTGTACCCGCGACACCAATTACAAATGTCACAACAGGTACTTCAAATGTGTCACTTGCTAATACCAATGTTACGACGATATCTAGTGTATGCACTACAACAACAGTCACTACTGCCCCAACAAACATCAATGCAACTACAGCACCACCGATTCCTGGTGGTGTTGAATCAACGGCCTCGGAGCCTCAG AGGAATTCCACCTCCTGTGCCGCCCAATAA